In Fodinibius saliphilus, a genomic segment contains:
- a CDS encoding histidine phosphatase family protein, translated as MALTNIYLARHGQTEYNRLNQIQGRGIDASLNDTGHRQARAIATCFENIKLHQLFSSSLKRSFETAQVVGDIHDLKPKSYADLDEMDFGPLEGRPISEIESKLEELHNKWKAGDTAFAYEQAESPEMVLRRATERIEKIMNEQQGNNLLFILHGRLIRILVSHWLQYGLTGMHKVPHTNGALYHLKWNGSVFKPIYLNRTAHLENDSEKKG; from the coding sequence TTGGCTTTGACAAATATTTATCTCGCTAGGCACGGTCAAACAGAATATAATCGATTAAACCAGATCCAAGGACGCGGTATCGACGCTTCACTTAATGATACCGGTCACCGGCAGGCCCGTGCTATTGCTACCTGTTTTGAGAATATAAAACTACATCAGTTGTTTAGTAGTAGTTTAAAACGATCTTTTGAGACCGCACAGGTAGTAGGTGATATCCACGATTTAAAACCGAAATCTTACGCAGATCTCGATGAGATGGATTTCGGCCCCTTGGAAGGGCGTCCGATATCTGAAATAGAATCGAAGCTCGAAGAGTTACACAATAAATGGAAAGCTGGAGATACTGCATTTGCCTATGAACAGGCCGAAAGCCCGGAAATGGTGCTACGCCGAGCGACAGAACGGATCGAAAAAATTATGAATGAGCAGCAGGGAAATAACTTGTTATTCATTTTGCACGGCCGATTAATAAGAATATTGGTGTCGCACTGGTTGCAATATGGGCTCACAGGGATGCACAAGGTGCCACATACCAATGGGGCCTTATATCATCTGAAATGGAACGGCAGCGTTTTTAAACCGATTTATCTGAATCGTACTGCGCACCTTGAAAACGATAGCGAGAAGAAAGGATAA
- a CDS encoding ComF family protein — MSIFSSIVAGFSQIAFPNVCVCCGHENTQKKHQLCSFCLHERFEDANPDNERASSDTLLPNGILFQQALWQFDKGGVLQHLLHQLKYHRLTTIGSDLGGKLGERVARNTDLNNLLMAQEVQLLPVPLHYLKYRYRGFNQAFKIAKGFCEGYRDIPICNRGDVIRHKNTRTQTGFSLDQRLQNMAGAFEVKNCSAVKNKIVVIIDDVFTTGATTFELSKTVQEAGAQSVIILTVAQA, encoded by the coding sequence ATGTCTATATTCAGTTCAATAGTAGCCGGATTTTCCCAAATTGCCTTTCCCAATGTCTGTGTCTGTTGTGGGCATGAAAATACGCAGAAAAAGCATCAGTTATGTTCTTTCTGTTTACATGAACGATTTGAAGATGCTAATCCTGATAATGAACGGGCCTCTAGCGATACCCTGCTTCCGAATGGCATATTGTTTCAGCAAGCACTGTGGCAGTTTGATAAAGGAGGTGTACTCCAGCATCTGTTACATCAGCTTAAATACCATCGCCTTACTACCATTGGTAGCGATTTGGGAGGCAAGCTGGGAGAACGAGTAGCCCGAAACACCGATCTCAATAATTTATTGATGGCACAAGAAGTACAGTTGTTGCCGGTTCCCCTGCATTATCTAAAATACCGCTATCGTGGATTTAATCAAGCATTTAAAATTGCAAAAGGATTTTGTGAGGGATATCGTGATATACCGATTTGTAATAGAGGTGATGTTATTCGCCACAAAAATACCCGTACGCAAACGGGCTTCTCACTGGATCAGCGGTTACAAAATATGGCGGGGGCTTTTGAAGTTAAAAATTGTTCTGCGGTTAAAAATAAGATTGTAGTAATTATTGATGATGTTTTTACCACTGGGGCAACCACTTTTGAACTTAGTAAAACTGTTCAGGAGGCAGGGGCGCAAAGTGTTATTATTCTTACTGTAGCCCAGGCTTAA
- a CDS encoding helix-turn-helix domain-containing protein → MPSLGNDLANIRKEQKLTLNDIYEVTKIPKHILNAIEDETIFSEFEKNPTYIRSYIRSYAKALSIKEEKIIYALDKRQKNDYQGSLQELLESDAKQSVEPDDDEKSLQPTEEKAPEEENEESVEGTSAPIAKPSTLESESDVHSVDWVDMGRRFQPLESTKSKVWVGIIAIIIIVVSGTYLYFYNFQNAETPPKNNDDQQSTEVAKEAIASDSLQLDIVPSPESNTDTMSESTITTEENESLTSLPDTLTMVIYAAYGKLEPVRVYSDVTDSINPYWIEKSEAIRFDFINEIEIRGQYSRMVLLLNGHVIPSIRETFYNPDSRLLEINRSYFEGDSTWLQPPPDSLSIDAPPPSVIKNRPTFN, encoded by the coding sequence ATGCCATCACTTGGAAATGACTTGGCCAATATTCGTAAAGAGCAAAAGCTGACACTTAATGATATTTATGAGGTCACAAAAATTCCTAAACATATTCTCAATGCCATAGAAGATGAAACCATCTTTTCGGAGTTTGAGAAAAATCCTACATATATACGAAGTTATATACGTAGCTATGCCAAAGCTCTTTCTATTAAAGAAGAAAAAATCATTTATGCCTTAGACAAAAGGCAAAAAAATGATTACCAGGGCTCACTCCAAGAGCTATTGGAAAGCGATGCTAAACAAAGCGTTGAACCAGATGATGATGAAAAAAGTCTCCAACCAACGGAAGAGAAAGCCCCTGAAGAAGAAAATGAAGAATCAGTCGAAGGTACTTCTGCCCCGATTGCCAAACCCAGCACCCTCGAATCGGAATCTGATGTCCATTCTGTTGACTGGGTAGATATGGGACGTCGTTTTCAACCACTGGAATCCACAAAATCGAAAGTATGGGTCGGTATTATAGCTATTATTATTATCGTTGTGTCTGGCACCTATCTATATTTTTATAATTTTCAGAATGCCGAGACTCCACCCAAAAATAACGATGACCAGCAATCAACGGAAGTAGCCAAAGAAGCGATTGCCAGTGACTCGTTACAGCTGGATATTGTTCCCTCCCCCGAATCTAATACGGATACCATGTCGGAGAGTACTATTACTACAGAAGAAAACGAATCTCTTACGTCCCTGCCTGATACTCTTACGATGGTAATTTATGCAGCCTACGGAAAACTGGAACCCGTTCGCGTATACTCTGATGTAACTGATAGCATTAATCCCTACTGGATTGAAAAATCGGAAGCGATACGCTTCGACTTTATAAATGAAATAGAAATAAGAGGACAATATAGTCGGATGGTTCTCTTGCTAAATGGTCATGTAATACCAAGTATTCGGGAAACGTTTTATAATCCTGATTCACGGTTACTAGAAATTAACCGTTCCTATTTTGAAGGTGACTCCACCTGGCTACAACCACCACCCGACTCGTTGAGCATTGATGCTCCCCCACCTTCCGTTATCAAGAACAGACCTACTTTTAATTGA
- the ligA gene encoding NAD-dependent DNA ligase LigA: MDKKQAKKRVEVLRDLLEKANKAYYQDAHPFISDKEFDDYLAELEQLENQYNLATPDSPTQRVGGEPSSDFETVTHPVRLLSLDNTYNEDELNDFDRRVRELLGHKNYSYMAELKFDGAAIRLRYEDGDLVLGATRGDGERGDDITRNVKTIKDIPLHLKNGYPDVAEIRGEAYIERDAFLRLNEHRQQQGLNAFANPRNSTAGSLKMQDPREVARRPIRFFSFDLMTDNETPITQYKKMELLQEYGLRVCKHYKKCEDIAEVHNQIDQWKELRHNLPYETDGVVIKVNEDKYRDQLGSTSKAPRWAIAYKFEAEQATTAVKNIRLQVGRLGKITPVADFQAVELAGTTVKHASLHNEDEIHRKDIRIGDRVVIEKAGEIIPQVVSVVNPDRENREPPFKMPGHCPACGEELTKLGEDIDWRCINPECPPQIRQRIEHFASRDALDIEGLGEAVVDQLVSEGLISTYADLYELEKEELLPLERMAEKSAQNLLDAIESSKEQPLDRVIYALGIRFVGKTVARDLANGFQTMDALMDADEETLGEIDSIGPKIAESVVTFFEQEHNRQMVKTLREHGLTFRMEEQKQSSQKLKGKKLVLTGSLPSFTRKEATELIEKHGGKRTSSVSGNTDYLLKGDSPGSKYDKARELGIEIIEEDDFLKLIDKKQ, encoded by the coding sequence ATGGATAAGAAACAGGCTAAGAAGCGTGTTGAAGTACTACGTGATCTATTAGAAAAAGCCAACAAAGCGTACTACCAAGATGCACACCCCTTCATTTCTGATAAAGAATTTGACGACTATCTTGCCGAATTAGAACAGTTAGAAAATCAATATAACCTTGCCACTCCAGACTCACCTACGCAGCGTGTGGGGGGAGAACCCAGCAGTGACTTCGAAACCGTAACACACCCTGTTCGGCTGCTAAGTCTCGACAATACATATAATGAAGATGAACTCAATGATTTTGACCGACGAGTAAGAGAGTTACTCGGACATAAGAATTACTCCTATATGGCTGAGCTCAAATTTGATGGAGCTGCCATCCGTCTGCGCTATGAGGATGGTGATCTTGTTTTGGGGGCAACACGAGGTGACGGAGAACGAGGCGATGATATAACGCGAAATGTCAAAACGATAAAAGATATTCCCCTTCACTTGAAAAATGGGTATCCCGACGTTGCAGAGATACGCGGTGAAGCTTATATAGAACGCGATGCATTTTTACGCTTGAACGAACACCGACAGCAACAAGGGTTAAATGCGTTTGCAAATCCCCGTAACTCTACAGCTGGATCACTTAAAATGCAAGATCCGCGCGAAGTTGCACGCCGTCCAATTCGTTTTTTCAGCTTCGATCTTATGACAGATAATGAGACGCCCATTACCCAATATAAAAAAATGGAGCTCCTCCAAGAGTATGGCCTAAGAGTTTGTAAGCATTACAAAAAGTGTGAAGATATAGCTGAAGTACATAATCAAATTGACCAATGGAAAGAGTTGCGGCATAACTTACCTTATGAGACAGACGGCGTTGTTATTAAAGTGAATGAAGATAAATACCGTGACCAATTGGGAAGTACTTCCAAAGCACCACGCTGGGCTATTGCTTATAAATTTGAAGCTGAACAGGCAACAACTGCTGTAAAAAATATTCGTCTGCAAGTTGGAAGATTAGGAAAAATTACCCCCGTTGCTGATTTTCAAGCTGTCGAACTGGCCGGTACCACCGTTAAGCACGCTTCGCTCCATAATGAAGACGAAATTCATCGTAAAGATATTCGTATAGGTGATCGTGTTGTTATAGAAAAAGCCGGTGAAATCATCCCTCAAGTAGTAAGTGTTGTTAATCCTGATCGGGAAAACCGAGAACCTCCCTTTAAAATGCCCGGTCATTGCCCGGCCTGTGGTGAAGAACTGACAAAGCTGGGAGAGGATATCGACTGGCGCTGCATTAATCCGGAGTGTCCTCCTCAGATACGTCAACGCATAGAACATTTTGCCTCACGTGATGCCCTGGATATTGAAGGACTGGGCGAAGCTGTTGTAGACCAACTCGTTTCAGAAGGACTTATTAGCACCTATGCCGATCTATATGAACTAGAAAAAGAAGAGCTGCTACCGTTAGAGCGAATGGCCGAAAAAAGTGCCCAAAATCTTCTTGATGCCATAGAAAGCAGCAAAGAACAGCCCTTGGACCGAGTCATATATGCCTTGGGCATTCGTTTTGTCGGTAAAACGGTAGCCCGTGACCTTGCGAATGGTTTCCAGACGATGGATGCTCTCATGGACGCCGACGAAGAAACATTGGGCGAAATTGACTCTATTGGTCCCAAAATTGCTGAATCTGTCGTTACCTTTTTTGAACAAGAACATAATCGACAGATGGTAAAAACCCTTCGCGAACACGGACTTACATTTAGGATGGAGGAACAAAAACAATCATCCCAAAAACTAAAAGGGAAAAAACTGGTTTTAACCGGCAGCCTACCTTCTTTTACCCGGAAAGAAGCCACAGAACTCATTGAGAAACACGGGGGAAAAAGAACCTCCTCGGTGAGTGGAAATACCGATTATTTACTTAAAGGTGATTCACCCGGAAGTAAATATGACAAAGCTCGTGAATTAGGAATTGAAATTATCGAAGAAGACGACTTTCTAAAGCTTATTGATAAAAAGCAATAA